One part of the Sulfolobus tengchongensis genome encodes these proteins:
- a CDS encoding methylmalonyl-CoA mutase family protein, producing MDIEDKIKEWEERVYKAWIEKRGERKKNFMTLSGISVKPVYTPLDVKGDYLEKLGLPGQYPFTRGIYPNMYRGRIWTIRQYAGFGSAEETNARFRKLLEAGQTGLSIAFDLPTQLGLDPDHELAYTEVGVVGVSMFHWKEMDLVMSGIPLDKVSVSMTINATAMELLSMLITTAENKNADKSILDGTVQNDILKEYIARKNFIYPPSPSMRYAVDIIEYSSKLLPKWHPISISGYHIREAGADAVLEIAFTLADGIEYVRKTLERGINVDDFAPHLSFFFAAYSDIFEEVAKFRAARRMWAKIMKEWFNAKKPESMMLRFHTQTGGAELTAQQPEINIIRTTLQALAAVLGGTQSLHVNSYDEALALPTEKSAKIAIRVQQIIANESGVTNVVDPLGGSYYIEWLTDEIEERAWKIIDQVEKMGGMVKAIENGFPQAQIAESAYKIQKRIEEGDLVKVGINAYYEPDWIGSTEIFRVNPDVREKVILRLKKYKSERDNIKVRDSLDKLRRVAEKENENLFPYMLEAIRSGATIGETSNTLREVWGEYREPAIF from the coding sequence ATGGATATCGAAGATAAAATTAAAGAATGGGAAGAAAGAGTCTATAAGGCTTGGATTGAGAAACGGGGGGAGAGAAAGAAAAATTTCATGACTCTTTCTGGGATTTCAGTCAAACCAGTTTATACTCCGTTGGACGTCAAAGGAGATTATTTAGAAAAATTAGGATTACCGGGACAATACCCTTTCACTAGGGGAATTTATCCTAATATGTACAGAGGTAGAATTTGGACAATAAGGCAATATGCGGGATTTGGATCTGCTGAAGAAACTAATGCCAGATTTAGGAAATTGTTGGAAGCCGGACAAACAGGTTTAAGTATCGCTTTTGATTTACCCACACAATTGGGATTAGATCCGGATCACGAGTTAGCTTATACTGAAGTGGGAGTTGTAGGAGTATCTATGTTTCATTGGAAAGAAATGGATCTTGTAATGTCTGGAATACCATTAGATAAAGTAAGCGTCTCAATGACAATAAACGCTACCGCAATGGAGCTATTGTCAATGCTAATAACAACAGCAGAAAACAAAAACGCAGATAAGAGCATATTGGATGGTACGGTTCAAAATGACATTTTGAAGGAATATATAGCAAGAAAAAACTTTATTTATCCCCCATCTCCTTCTATGCGATATGCTGTTGATATAATTGAATACTCCTCTAAACTACTACCAAAATGGCATCCAATAAGCATAAGTGGTTATCACATAAGAGAAGCTGGGGCGGATGCGGTATTAGAAATCGCATTTACACTTGCAGATGGAATAGAATACGTTAGAAAAACATTAGAAAGAGGGATTAACGTAGATGACTTCGCTCCTCATTTATCGTTCTTTTTTGCAGCGTATTCAGACATATTTGAGGAAGTAGCTAAATTTAGAGCTGCGAGAAGAATGTGGGCCAAAATAATGAAAGAATGGTTTAACGCTAAGAAACCAGAATCAATGATGTTAAGATTTCACACGCAAACGGGTGGAGCAGAGCTTACTGCACAACAGCCCGAGATAAATATTATAAGAACTACATTACAAGCCTTAGCGGCAGTATTAGGAGGTACTCAGAGTTTACATGTTAACTCATATGATGAAGCCTTAGCTTTACCCACGGAAAAATCAGCTAAGATAGCCATAAGAGTACAACAGATAATAGCTAATGAAAGTGGAGTAACTAACGTAGTAGATCCTTTAGGTGGCTCATATTACATAGAATGGCTTACTGATGAAATAGAAGAAAGAGCATGGAAAATTATAGATCAAGTTGAGAAAATGGGAGGCATGGTAAAGGCAATAGAGAATGGGTTCCCACAAGCTCAAATAGCGGAGAGTGCATATAAGATACAAAAGAGGATTGAGGAGGGAGATCTGGTAAAAGTTGGGATAAACGCTTATTATGAGCCAGATTGGATAGGAAGTACGGAAATCTTCAGAGTTAATCCAGATGTTAGAGAAAAGGTCATTTTAAGATTAAAGAAGTATAAATCAGAAAGAGACAATATAAAAGTAAGAGATTCGTTAGACAAATTAAGGAGAGTAGCGGAAAAAGAAAATGAGAATTTGTTCCCATATATGCTAGAGGCTATAAGGAGCGGTGCTACAATTGGAGAAACTAGCAACACACTAAGAGAAGTTTGGGGTGAATATAGGGAACCTGCTATTTTTTAA
- the cutB gene encoding glyceraldehyde dehydrogenase subunit beta → MYPPKIGYVIPDNVKEALEFLEKHDDAKPLAGGHSLVPMLKLRILRPSYLVEIRRLPELNYVKVEGNVVKIGSVVTHYDIMKANIPLLSETASKIADPQVRNMGTIGGSISHLDPSADYPAALIAMDAKIKISSTRGERVENFSSFAKDMFTPDLNQGELVTEIEVPLLKGYKFSYQKLERRAGDFAIVGVAVALKVNGDIIEDARIGLTAVNRTAVRASEAEKILLSNKISEKLIEEAATKAMDYANPTSDIRGSAEYKKKMVKVMTKRAILTALNR, encoded by the coding sequence GTGTATCCGCCAAAGATTGGTTACGTAATTCCAGATAATGTGAAAGAGGCATTGGAGTTTCTGGAAAAGCATGATGATGCCAAACCTCTAGCTGGAGGACATAGCTTAGTACCAATGTTAAAACTTAGAATATTAAGACCATCATACCTAGTAGAAATAAGGAGATTACCAGAGTTAAATTACGTTAAAGTTGAAGGTAATGTAGTTAAAATAGGTTCAGTAGTAACGCACTATGATATAATGAAGGCAAATATACCATTGTTAAGTGAAACTGCATCAAAAATAGCTGATCCTCAAGTTAGAAATATGGGTACGATAGGTGGTAGTATATCTCACCTCGACCCATCTGCAGATTATCCAGCAGCACTAATAGCGATGGATGCTAAAATTAAGATTAGTAGTACAAGAGGAGAAAGAGTAGAAAACTTCTCGTCTTTCGCTAAAGATATGTTTACGCCAGATCTAAATCAAGGCGAACTAGTAACCGAAATAGAGGTTCCTTTACTTAAAGGATATAAATTCTCTTACCAAAAATTGGAAAGAAGAGCGGGAGATTTTGCAATTGTTGGCGTTGCTGTAGCACTAAAAGTTAATGGAGACATCATAGAAGATGCTAGAATCGGATTAACTGCTGTGAATAGGACTGCAGTAAGAGCATCAGAGGCAGAAAAAATATTATTGTCAAATAAAATATCAGAAAAATTAATTGAAGAAGCTGCTACAAAGGCAATGGATTACGCTAATCCGACCTCAGATATTAGAGGCTCAGCAGAATATAAAAAGAAGATGGTAAAAGTTATGACTAAGAGAGCAATCTTAACTGCATTAAATAGGTGA
- a CDS encoding alkaline phosphatase family protein — protein MDVLLPDYYGENIYTLACFISHHLGVERQCLNKMNLNVNNKIVLALFDGLGWNIYKQSGISINARKITTVFPSTTSTVLTTLFTALTPGEHNVLGYNTFVKRLGGIVNTLRYTYPPINDRDSIKDAIPFSTSFPTVKSYLKDVQGKKTLSIVPKGIENTEFSSATHGGTSETKTYVNFWDAFYLLSQALQQDAYDFIYIYIPDVDTLSHRYGPYAEPTIKSAKDILTSIVTVSEKYSKYTFLVTADHGHVPVSQNILLNNDQELLDLLDVPPYGDSRAIFLRTRYDVSTYLTRKYENLKIFTRSDFEKLLGRINDGNAMPDYIAVPTDYRSYIFSFKQNDEYDKLKGHHGGLLPEEFEIPLVILNG, from the coding sequence ATGGATGTGCTGTTACCAGACTACTATGGTGAAAATATTTACACGTTAGCTTGTTTTATTTCTCATCATTTGGGTGTAGAGAGGCAGTGTCTGAATAAAATGAACTTAAATGTAAATAACAAGATAGTTCTAGCTCTATTTGATGGCTTAGGATGGAATATATACAAGCAAAGTGGGATAAGCATCAATGCTAGAAAAATAACTACAGTTTTTCCATCAACGACGTCTACAGTGCTAACAACCCTATTTACGGCGTTAACGCCAGGAGAGCATAATGTATTGGGCTATAATACTTTCGTGAAAAGGTTAGGAGGTATAGTTAATACTTTACGTTATACATATCCCCCAATCAACGATAGGGATTCCATAAAGGATGCTATTCCATTTTCGACATCATTTCCTACTGTGAAGAGTTATTTAAAAGACGTTCAAGGCAAGAAAACTCTATCAATAGTACCTAAGGGAATAGAAAATACTGAGTTTAGTAGTGCTACACATGGTGGTACTAGTGAGACTAAAACATATGTGAATTTCTGGGACGCATTCTACTTACTTTCTCAAGCTCTTCAGCAAGATGCCTATGATTTTATATATATTTATATACCAGATGTTGATACTCTGTCTCACAGATATGGACCTTACGCAGAACCTACAATAAAATCAGCGAAAGATATTCTTACATCAATTGTCACAGTCTCTGAGAAATATAGTAAATATACCTTCTTGGTAACTGCAGATCATGGTCATGTGCCAGTCTCTCAAAATATCCTTTTAAATAATGATCAAGAATTACTTGACCTTCTTGATGTTCCGCCATATGGAGATTCAAGGGCCATATTCTTAAGGACTAGATATGATGTCTCAACATATCTTACAAGAAAGTATGAGAATCTAAAGATATTTACAAGGAGTGATTTTGAAAAACTCTTAGGAAGGATAAATGATGGGAATGCGATGCCGGACTATATCGCAGTTCCCACAGACTATAGATCCTATATTTTCAGCTTTAAGCAAAACGATGAATATGATAAACTTAAAGGTCATCATGGTGGACTATTGCCAGAGGAGTTTGAAATACCATTGGTGATCTTAAATGGTTGA
- the cutC gene encoding glyceraldehyde dehydrogenase subunit gamma: MKIFEKDQKVKIHLKVNGQDYEVETEPRRLLVHVLRELGFTGVHIGCDTSNCGACTIIMNGRSVKSCTLLAVEADGADILTIEGLAKDGKLHPIQEAFWEKHGLQCGYCTPGMIMEAYWLLKENPNPTEEEIREGISGNLCRCTGYQNIVEAIKFASQKLRMEIPKAH, encoded by the coding sequence ATGAAAATATTTGAAAAAGATCAAAAAGTAAAAATCCACCTAAAAGTAAACGGCCAGGATTATGAAGTAGAGACGGAACCAAGAAGGCTATTAGTACACGTACTTAGAGAGTTAGGGTTTACTGGAGTTCATATTGGATGTGATACTAGTAATTGTGGAGCATGTACCATAATTATGAATGGAAGGAGCGTTAAATCGTGTACATTATTAGCCGTTGAGGCTGATGGTGCCGATATTCTAACGATCGAGGGATTAGCTAAGGATGGCAAACTACATCCGATTCAAGAAGCGTTTTGGGAGAAGCATGGACTACAATGTGGATACTGTACCCCCGGGATGATAATGGAAGCATATTGGTTACTTAAGGAGAATCCAAATCCCACAGAAGAGGAGATTAGAGAAGGGATCTCAGGTAATTTGTGCAGATGTACTGGCTATCAAAACATAGTTGAAGCAATAAAGTTTGCATCACAAAAATTAAGGATGGAGATCCCTAAAGCGCATTAA
- the mce gene encoding methylmalonyl-CoA epimerase, which produces MQVENLDHIGIVVENIDEAVKFYQNNFGMKLIHYEAISERGIKVAFLVGNKDSSTSIELLEPINHDDMSNTVAKFLRNRGQGLHHLALKVDNISESLKELSEKGFKLIDDSPRRGARGHLVAFIHPKSGMGVLLELVQYKD; this is translated from the coding sequence ATGCAAGTCGAAAATCTAGACCACATAGGAATAGTTGTGGAAAATATAGATGAAGCTGTTAAATTCTATCAGAATAATTTCGGAATGAAATTAATACATTATGAAGCAATATCTGAGAGAGGAATAAAGGTTGCCTTTTTAGTTGGTAATAAGGACAGTAGTACATCAATAGAATTATTAGAGCCCATTAACCATGATGATATGAGCAATACCGTAGCTAAGTTTTTAAGAAATAGAGGTCAAGGTCTACATCATCTCGCCTTAAAAGTGGATAACATAAGTGAGTCGTTAAAGGAATTATCGGAAAAAGGCTTTAAATTAATTGATGATAGTCCGAGAAGAGGAGCAAGAGGACATTTAGTTGCATTTATACATCCTAAGAGTGGGATGGGTGTGTTATTAGAATTAGTGCAATATAAAGATTAA
- a CDS encoding ZPR1 zinc finger domain-containing protein, producing MTEEPKIIFEELLICPVCKTKSLKAIDYLYDAHDAGKLVLSNWYCENCGYRFRDVKPYETREPKIIELKIENENDLKTIIYRSAFAKIIIPELGIEIEPAGVSQGYISTVEGVLEILLDEVGGYCDEECENRIKKAMEGKITFTLIIEDEAGLSFIKSEKAIVKPIIMSE from the coding sequence ATGACAGAAGAACCTAAAATAATATTTGAAGAATTACTCATATGCCCCGTCTGTAAAACAAAGAGCTTAAAAGCAATAGACTATTTATACGATGCCCACGACGCAGGAAAGTTAGTATTATCAAATTGGTATTGTGAGAATTGTGGGTATAGATTTAGAGATGTGAAACCATATGAGACTAGGGAGCCCAAGATTATAGAGTTAAAAATAGAAAATGAAAATGATTTGAAAACAATAATATACAGATCAGCCTTCGCAAAAATTATAATACCGGAGTTAGGAATAGAGATTGAACCAGCAGGTGTATCCCAAGGTTATATATCTACAGTTGAAGGAGTTCTTGAAATATTATTAGATGAAGTTGGAGGCTATTGTGATGAAGAATGTGAAAATAGAATAAAAAAGGCAATGGAAGGAAAAATCACGTTCACGCTCATAATAGAGGATGAAGCAGGATTAAGCTTTATAAAATCGGAAAAAGCAATAGTGAAACCGATAATAATGAGTGAGTAA
- a CDS encoding GTPBP1 family GTP-binding protein, translating into MKLPRENDEGKVEYKLILSGVTPERLQELASQMKYRLEEGNGEAFYIIGVSDEGELIGLTKEELEESIVTLNKIASLINAKIVYKREAEVKKNRYVAELLVRRYKENLPVEVNVAVMGHVNAGKSTVTGALVLGKLDDGNGSLRTAIARHLHEVLSGRTSSITLRLVGFDENGKIVNWQLKDPLDEAEVTIKSTKVVRLIDLGGHERYLRTTLKGLLGYEVNYVMLVVGADDGLSIMGKEHLALASILKFPVFVIITKIDKYPEERVKTIVNDIKSILKIPGINRLALEVEDEDDVINSILALKTGRVVPIFKVSNVSGKGLDLLIKFLNLLPPGKRTMGDKESPLVYIDEIYNVSGVGTVVLGSVIRGRLKINESVLIGPNKLGEFKEVKIKSIQVNKVFVDSVLPGNIATFAIQGIEKESLRKGMVMIKGMPKVIRKFKARVFILHHPTTIREGYVATLHSYTIRQAVKFERIQNKFLRTGDTSEVILHFLYRPEYLERGQIFVFREGRTRGVGIVLDPIG; encoded by the coding sequence ATGAAATTACCCCGTGAAAATGATGAGGGAAAAGTGGAATATAAACTTATTCTTTCCGGGGTCACGCCGGAACGTCTACAAGAATTAGCCTCTCAGATGAAATATCGTTTAGAAGAGGGCAATGGAGAGGCGTTTTACATTATAGGGGTTAGCGACGAAGGAGAGCTAATAGGTTTAACTAAAGAGGAATTAGAAGAAAGTATAGTTACATTGAATAAGATTGCTAGCCTAATAAATGCGAAAATTGTATATAAAAGGGAAGCTGAGGTAAAGAAGAATAGGTATGTGGCTGAACTTCTAGTTAGAAGATATAAAGAGAATCTTCCTGTGGAAGTTAATGTAGCTGTAATGGGGCATGTAAATGCAGGGAAAAGTACAGTAACTGGTGCATTAGTTCTAGGGAAATTAGATGATGGGAATGGTAGCTTAAGAACTGCAATAGCAAGACATCTTCATGAAGTACTATCTGGCAGAACGTCATCTATTACTCTTAGATTAGTAGGATTTGACGAGAATGGTAAAATAGTGAATTGGCAATTGAAAGATCCACTTGACGAAGCTGAGGTAACCATTAAAAGTACTAAGGTTGTAAGATTAATTGATCTTGGAGGGCATGAAAGGTATTTAAGAACAACTCTGAAAGGATTATTGGGTTACGAAGTTAACTATGTGATGTTAGTAGTTGGTGCAGATGATGGATTAAGCATAATGGGCAAAGAACATCTGGCTTTAGCCTCAATCTTAAAGTTTCCGGTATTTGTGATTATTACCAAGATTGACAAATATCCTGAAGAAAGGGTAAAAACTATAGTAAATGATATAAAAAGTATTTTGAAAATACCCGGTATTAACAGACTCGCGTTAGAAGTAGAAGATGAAGATGATGTAATAAATTCCATTTTAGCCCTTAAAACGGGACGTGTAGTTCCCATCTTTAAAGTATCTAATGTTAGCGGAAAAGGCTTAGATTTACTTATAAAATTCCTAAACCTATTACCACCTGGAAAAAGGACTATGGGTGATAAAGAATCTCCACTAGTCTATATTGACGAGATATATAACGTATCCGGAGTAGGTACTGTCGTTCTTGGTTCGGTAATACGTGGCAGGCTTAAAATTAACGAATCTGTCCTAATTGGTCCTAATAAGTTAGGAGAATTCAAAGAGGTCAAAATAAAGAGTATACAGGTGAATAAAGTTTTTGTAGACTCAGTATTACCTGGGAATATAGCTACATTTGCAATTCAAGGCATCGAAAAGGAAAGTCTAAGGAAAGGTATGGTCATGATTAAAGGAATGCCTAAAGTAATTAGAAAGTTTAAAGCTAGGGTTTTCATCCTTCATCATCCAACTACTATTAGAGAAGGATATGTGGCTACTTTACATTCATATACAATAAGGCAAGCAGTAAAGTTTGAAAGAATTCAGAATAAATTCTTAAGAACAGGAGACACTAGTGAAGTTATATTACATTTTCTGTACAGACCAGAATATTTAGAACGAGGTCAAATTTTCGTATTTAGAGAAGGTAGAACTAGAGGAGTGGGTATCGTTCTGGATCCTATTGGTTAA
- a CDS encoding SRPBCC domain-containing protein, with translation MTKTEGEVTVKDINKARQFFSDYKNLLICVPGVKEINGNNFKANVKFSFLTIEINGTVKKHEINGNNIDTLIEIEGPGIIASVDTLIEIIGNTIKWNSNYEVSGPLANSLKKHISTQAEELSRQIIECSISKINQ, from the coding sequence ATGACAAAAACTGAGGGAGAAGTTACAGTAAAGGATATTAATAAGGCGAGACAATTTTTTTCAGATTATAAAAATCTATTAATTTGTGTACCTGGAGTAAAGGAAATTAATGGAAATAACTTTAAGGCTAATGTTAAATTTTCGTTCTTAACTATAGAAATTAATGGAACTGTTAAAAAACATGAGATTAACGGAAATAATATAGATACATTGATTGAAATTGAAGGACCTGGTATAATTGCAAGTGTGGATACATTGATTGAAATTATCGGAAATACGATTAAGTGGAACAGTAATTATGAGGTAAGTGGACCCTTAGCGAATAGTTTGAAAAAACACATCTCCACTCAAGCTGAAGAGTTGTCTAGACAAATTATAGAATGTAGCATAAGTAAAATTAACCAATAG
- a CDS encoding nucleotidyltransferase family protein: MNIGVLILAAGEGKRFGGNKLIAKIDDTPIIIRTIRIYDNFEKVVVIGKYVNELIPLLTDQIVIYNPFWREGMSTSIKLGLRFFRNYDGVIIALADMPFVSKEDVKKIVDGFKPKCKAVIPVHNGKRGNPVLISKYLFEEMEKISGDVGARVILNKLKEDELCFVECSEGVLIDIDKKDDLMRFRDLHP; encoded by the coding sequence ATGAATATAGGAGTCTTAATTCTTGCGGCGGGAGAGGGAAAAAGATTCGGAGGAAATAAGCTTATCGCCAAAATAGACGACACTCCCATAATTATAAGAACGATTAGAATTTATGATAATTTCGAAAAAGTAGTTGTCATAGGTAAGTACGTTAATGAGCTAATTCCTCTCCTTACGGATCAAATTGTCATATATAATCCATTCTGGAGAGAAGGAATGAGCACATCAATAAAACTTGGGTTAAGATTCTTTAGAAATTATGATGGTGTTATAATCGCGCTAGCCGATATGCCGTTTGTATCAAAAGAGGATGTAAAGAAAATAGTAGATGGGTTTAAGCCTAAATGCAAAGCCGTAATTCCAGTGCACAACGGAAAAAGAGGAAATCCAGTGTTAATTTCAAAATATCTTTTCGAAGAAATGGAAAAAATAAGCGGTGACGTTGGAGCTAGAGTTATACTAAACAAGTTGAAAGAGGATGAGTTATGTTTTGTAGAGTGTAGCGAAGGAGTACTAATTGATATAGATAAAAAAGATGACTTAATGCGCTTTAGGGATCTCCATCCTTAA
- a CDS encoding CoxG family protein, which yields MKYEGSININASKDQILKLLDNPEQVSQCFPGIKSFSKEGEEYKLVGVTGIGFIKGEYKANVKFDKVDENKRKIIAKGSGMNSNVDIEAIVEALDGKINYSADVKVAGVLASVGARLMGSAIEKIVNDLFNCIKEKVIK from the coding sequence ATGAAATATGAGGGTTCAATTAACATAAACGCATCGAAAGATCAAATTCTCAAATTATTGGATAACCCAGAACAAGTTTCTCAATGTTTCCCCGGAATTAAAAGTTTTAGTAAGGAAGGTGAAGAGTACAAACTGGTAGGGGTAACTGGAATCGGATTTATAAAAGGAGAATATAAGGCTAACGTAAAATTCGATAAGGTAGATGAAAATAAGAGAAAAATTATAGCTAAAGGTTCTGGAATGAACAGCAATGTGGATATAGAGGCAATTGTAGAAGCCTTGGATGGTAAAATAAATTATTCTGCAGATGTTAAAGTTGCTGGTGTTTTAGCATCAGTAGGAGCCAGATTAATGGGAAGTGCCATAGAGAAAATCGTCAATGACTTATTCAACTGCATAAAAGAAAAGGTGATCAAATGA
- the hsp20 gene encoding archaeal heat shock protein Hsp20 has product MARKERDIFDLMDEWIKEMEEEFERIEKEFMRSFRSGGEGVRQFGPYVYGFRITVGPDGVPKIEEFGNVKKVKGKPMISEEREPLADVIEKDKEIKVVVEVPGVNKDNIKVKITDNGRKLIITAKSEDRQYYKEIELPAEVDEKSAKASYKNGVLEVTLQKKNVTSADSGVEVKIE; this is encoded by the coding sequence ATGGCAAGGAAGGAGAGAGATATATTTGATTTAATGGACGAGTGGATAAAAGAAATGGAAGAGGAATTTGAAAGGATTGAAAAAGAGTTTATGAGAAGCTTCAGAAGTGGTGGTGAAGGAGTTAGACAATTTGGGCCTTATGTTTATGGCTTTAGAATAACTGTAGGACCAGATGGTGTACCTAAGATAGAGGAATTCGGTAATGTTAAAAAAGTAAAAGGAAAACCAATGATATCTGAAGAACGCGAACCTTTAGCAGATGTCATTGAAAAAGATAAAGAAATTAAAGTAGTTGTTGAGGTACCTGGAGTTAACAAGGATAATATAAAAGTGAAAATAACTGATAATGGGAGGAAACTTATTATAACTGCGAAGTCAGAGGATAGGCAGTATTATAAAGAGATTGAACTGCCAGCTGAAGTAGACGAAAAGTCAGCGAAGGCAAGCTATAAGAATGGAGTATTAGAGGTAACACTACAGAAGAAAAACGTGACATCTGCTGATAGTGGTGTTGAAGTTAAGATTGAATAA
- a CDS encoding phosphoribosyltransferase, which produces MVEYYIPSWDEIEDAVFYIGESLVKNNYIPEVLIAVLTGGIIPAKLLSDLLDLKTIRYIDIKFYRNVEKTESKPVIRSVYTDSLEGKRVLIIDDVSDTGETLEAVSNVITMFNPTKVMTATLYLKPWSKRIPDFYYKQVDKWIIFPWDKWDVVREYNDAPVSKKERFFNLYNQLLRLKK; this is translated from the coding sequence ATGGTTGAATATTATATTCCCTCATGGGACGAAATTGAAGATGCAGTATTTTATATAGGCGAATCCTTAGTTAAAAATAACTACATTCCAGAAGTCCTGATAGCAGTATTAACTGGAGGAATTATTCCTGCTAAACTCTTATCTGATCTCCTAGATCTAAAGACGATAAGGTACATTGATATAAAATTTTATCGTAATGTGGAGAAGACTGAGAGCAAACCGGTTATAAGATCTGTATATACTGACTCCCTAGAAGGCAAAAGGGTTCTAATAATTGATGATGTCTCAGATACTGGGGAAACTTTAGAGGCTGTGAGTAATGTAATAACTATGTTTAATCCGACTAAGGTAATGACGGCTACCCTATATTTGAAACCATGGTCTAAGAGAATCCCAGATTTTTACTACAAACAAGTTGATAAGTGGATCATATTTCCTTGGGATAAATGGGATGTAGTAAGGGAATACAATGATGCCCCAGTTAGTAAAAAAGAAAGATTCTTCAATTTATATAATCAACTTTTGCGTCTTAAAAAATAG